In the genome of Streptomyces sp. 846.5, the window ACCTGCACACCGCCCAGGCCAACCTGGGCACCAACGCGGGGGACGTGCTGGACGCCCTGCCGCTGGAACGACTCGCGTACGTCCATGTCGCGGGCGGCGTGGAGCGGGACGGCATCTGGCACGACACCCACACCCACCCGGTGGGCGAGCCCGTCCTCGCCCTCCTGGAGGACCTGGCCGCGCGGGTATCGGGTGCGTCCGGCGTCCCCGGTCTCCCCGGTGTCCTGCTGGAACGCGACGGCGACTACCCGCCGGACGCGGAACTGGCGGGCGAGCTGGCAGCGATCCGGGACGCGGTCCTGAACAGCACAGTCCTGAACAGCACAGTCCTGAACGGCATAGTCCTGAACGGCACAGTGCGGCGGGGTGCGGGGAAGAGAGCGCGGCATGCCGACCACTGACCGCTCCGACCCCGCCGCAGACCCCCGAGCGGCTCTCGCCGCGGCCCAGGCCGCGCTCCTGTCCGCGCTCGTGGCGGGCGCGGATGCGCCTCCCGGCTTCGACGCCGACCGTCTCCGGGTCCAGTCGCACGCGCTGCTTGCCAAGCGCACCCGCCAAGCCGCAGCCCACCACGGGTGGCTGACCCAGGCCCTCCCGGCCGCCGACTACCGCGCCCACTTCACCGCCTACGCCGCTGCCCACCCGTTGCGGGCGGGCAGCGGCGGCAGCCACGCCGACGCGACAGCGTTCGAGGGGTACCTGCGTGAACGCGGCCTGCTGCCACCAGCGGTGAAACCCCGCTGGTGGCAGCGTCGCAGCCAGTAGGCGCGGAGCCGCGGGGTTCAGCCGCCGTAGTAGCCGAAGACGTCCACGACCACGTCGGCGCCGGCGGCGCTGCCGTTGTGGAAGTCGATCCGCCCGTCGACCACCGGCAGCGTGACCAGGTTGGGGATGGTCTGCCCCGCCGACCAGTTCAGGTTCGATGAGGTGGGCAGCGGCTTGCCGTCCGGATAGACCGTCAGGTATCCGGGCGCCCCGGTGCGGGTGACGGTGACGTTCAGCACGACCGCCGTCGCACCGGCCGGCACGGCCGTGCCGGCCAGGTCCAGCGAGCGGGTGCCGCCGCCGGCGATCGGGCTCGCCTGGCGGGTGTCCATCAGCCGGGTCGGGGCCGTGGTGTGGTAGCTGGAGGTCCCGGTCGCGGAGAAGTAGCCGAACGTGTCGGCGACCAGGTTCACGGTGCCGCCGCTGTGGTTGACCAGATCGACCCTGCCGTCGGCGCCGACGGGCACCAGCACATGGTTGGCGATGGTCTCCCCGGCAGTCCAGTCCAGGCTGGAGGCGGTGGCAGGGGTGGAACCGTCCGGGTAGACGCTGGTGTAGCCGCCCGCCGCGGTGTGCGTCGCCGTCACATTGAGGACCACGGCGGTCACCCCGGAGGCCGGCAGTCCGCCTCGGCCCGCCACTTGGAGGGTGACCTTCCCGTTGGCGGGCACCGGCGTCCGGGTGCTGACCCCGTTCGCCGCACGGGTGTCCAGCAGCCGGGCGGGCCCTGCTGCCGCGAACGACTGGCCGGTGCTGCCGGAGGTGTAGTAGCCGGAGACGTCCGCGACCACCTGGGTCGTGCCGGTGCTGTGGTTGACCAGGTCCACTTCACCGTCCGCGCCGACCGGGACGATGACCTGGTTGGCGATGGTCTCGCCCGCCGACCAGTTGAGGTTCGACGAAGCGGGTGCCGCCGAGCCCTCCGGGTAGGCGGTCAGGACGCCGGCCGCGGTGGGCACGGTGACGGTGATGTTGAGCACCACCGCGCTCACCCCGGAAGCCGGCACTCCGGCGGCCCCCTCGACCAGCAGCGGCAGCGTGCCGTTGGCCGCAACAGCCCCCTTGGCGACCGTGCCGGTGCCGATCCTGGTGTCCAGCAGGCGCGTGGGCCCGGTCGCGTGGAAGGTGGACGTCTGCCCCAGCGCCGTCGGTGCCGTGGGCTGCTCGACGACCGAGAACAGGCCGTTGGGAATCAGCGTGTCCGTGCCGGTGGCCAGGACCAGGTGGCGACCGGTGGTCTTCAGATAGTCGGTGCCGGGGTTGGCGTCGTAGTCGAGCGCCAGGCCGCTGGGGGCCCACTTCGGGCTGTCGTGGTTGACCGAGCCGCTGGTGATCTGGGTGGCGCTGCCGGACCCGTCGGCGCCCTGGGTGAAGATCTGGTCGAATCCGCCGACGCTGCGCACGAAGGCCAGCGTCGAGCCGTCCGGCGAGATGTCCGGCTGCCGGCCGTTGCTGATGAGCAGTCCGGCGGTGTGGGTGCCGTGGTCGGTCCAGATGTCCTTGCTGCTGCCGCCGGTGGCGTCGTGCTCGAAGTACACCGTGCCGGTGGTGGCGGCCACGGTGGGGTACCGGTCGGATCCCGCCGTCGGGGTCGCGAACCAGGGCTTCTGGTTGGTCGGCTGGTTTGTCGTGGCCGTCCAGTCGGAGGGCGTCGCCATCAGCTGGAAGACCGGGCCGTCGGACACCCACGCGGCTTCGATGATCGTGGATCCGTCGGCGGTGTACGCGGGGTCAAAGGCGAACGCGTCGCTCGGGCGGACCTGCGTGGCGCTCGGGGAGATCGTCTCGAGAGCCGGGTACCCGTTGGTGAAGGCGATGCGCTTCCCGTCCGGGGACCAGGCGGTGCCGGAACCCTGGTCGGTCCCGCCGCCGAGCGACTGGTCCAGGACCAGGCGGGAGCCGTCGGCGTTCTCGATGGCCGTGGTGACGCCGCCGTTGGGCATCAGCTTGGAACCCGCCAGCAGGCCGGGTGTCCCGGGCAGTGCTGCCTGCGCGGGCGACGCGGCGTACACCGAGAGGCCGGACGCGGCGACAAGGGAAGCGACGGCAACCGGGACAAGGAGTCGCGAGAATCTAGGAGGCATGTGTGCCCACTCTGTGAGGTGGTGTCTCGCGCGATCGTACGGTTGCCGTCCCCGGCCCAATCCGGTCAGATCCGGACGGGAAACCATCACGACCGGAGCCTCACACCGAACCGTTACCCGTACCGCGGCAGTGCGGAGACGGGGACGGCCGCTCCAGCCCGATCGGCCCGGCCGGCCCGAGGGAGATCGGGCCGGCCGGGGTGGTGGTCGGGTGCTGCGACGTCAGCTCACGGGAAGCTGACGACGTTGCTGGGCGTGGTGTTGGTCGCGGTCTGGGCGCCCGTGTCGTTGATGACATGGGTGATCGTGCCGACGTTGCCCAACGAGACGGTGAGTGCGTCGTGGAACTTCACGCCCGCGGTGTTGGGCACCTCGAACGCGTGATAGCTGTTCACCGCCGGATTGACGTTGAAGTAGCAGTAGCTGCCCAGCCCCCACGCCTCGTGCGTGGTGACGCCGGCGCCCACCTTGTAGGCGGCGTACCCGTTGACCCCGGTCGGACTGATCCAGGCCGCCTGGTTGGGCACGTCGTACGGCATCTCGTTCTGGAAGAAGATCGTCTTGCCGTTCTGGCCGTTCCAGGTGACCTCGTACTTCTGGTAGTGCTCGACGAACAGGCCGGTCGCCTCGACGTTGGCGCCGTTGACGATCAGGCCGTTGTCGGCCGTGTTCGTGGTCCAGCCGACCGTGCCCGCGTTGCCGTGGTCGGCACGCCAGGCCCAGATGTGGTCGATGATCGTGTCATTGCTGTTGACGACCAGGCTCGCGGTGGCCTTGCCGGCCACCTCGCCGCCGATCCGGAAGAAGACGTCCTGGATCGTCGTGGGGTTGGCCGCGTGGCTCGCGGACGAGCCGGACGGGCCGACCGTCAGCAGCGCCGCCGAGTTGGTCGTCCCGGCGTCGAAGAGCAGGCCCTTGAGCCGGACCCCGTCCACGTCGGCGACCTGCATGGCGTTGACCCCGTTGTCCGGGACGAACGTCGGGTAGCCGATGCCGAGGATGACCGTGTTGGCCTTGGTCACGTTGAGGGTCTGGCTGAGGTGGTAGACCCCGGGGGTGACGAAGAGGTTGCAGCCCTCGGACAGCGCGGTGTTGATGGTCGCGGCGGTGTCGCCGGCCTTCGCCACGTAGAACTGGCTCATCGGGAGGGAGGTGCCGGGGGTGCTGCCGTTCGCCCAGCTCGGGGCGGAGGCGTTGGTCCGGAGCGAGGGCTCGAACACCCGGTACTTGCCGGTGCTGTCGATGTAGAGGTACGGCACGTCACGCGAGACCGGGGTGGTGGCCAGGGTGGTCTCGGGCGGGCTCGGGAAGGTGTTGGCCGGGGCGCCGTTCACGCCGGAGAAGACCATGTTCCACACGCCGCCGGCCCAGCTGCCGAGGTTGCTGTCCCGGGTGTACCACTGCTGCTGGGAGACCGAGGAGGCCTGGCCGGTGACCTTGGTGTCGGCGATGTAGCCGCCGCTGGCGTAGCCGTAACTGGCCGGGTAGAGCGCCAGGTTGCCGTGGACGTCGATCCTGCGGAACGGCGCGGCCTGGGCGACGGCCCAGCGGTCGGTGCCGCTGGAGGGGTTGATGGCCAGGTTCTCGGCCGAGCGCCAGAAGTTCTGCGTCGCGTTGCCGGCGTCCTCGGAGTTGAAGGCGTCGACGGTGACGTCACCGTTGATGGTCACGTCGTCCGGGTTCAGCCCGAGGCCGGCCACCGAGGTGTAGAAGCCGACGTTGTCCTCCACGGTGTACGTGCCCGGCTTGTACAGGTCGGCCACCCGGTTCTCGGAGAACTGGGCGGTGTTGGTGTCCTTCATCTGCGCGAACTGGGCGTCGAGCGTCGCCTGGATGCTGGCGCTGGACATGGTCGGGTCGAAGATGTGCACGTTCGGGCCAAAGTTGGGGGTGTCGGACTGCGCCGGGCAGCCGACCGATGTCCCGATGGTGAAGGTCGCGCTGGCCACCGCGGAGTTGGTCAGGCCGGACTGGATGCCGATGGCCTTGACGGTGGTGGTCGCGCTGATGCTGAGCGGAGTGCTGTAGAGGCTGGAGGAGGCGGTGGGGGTGCTGCCGTCCAGGGTGTAGCGGATGGCCGCACCGGAGGTGGAGTCGGCGAGGGTCACGGTCTGGGCGGAGGTGAACGTCCCCCCGGCCGGACTGAACGTCGGCGTCGCGACCGTCCCGGTGGTGGCGCCGGTCTGGGTGTACGTGAAGTGCGGGGTGTCGTACTGCGGCCCGTTCTTCTCGTAGGTGAACCAGTACTCCAGCACGTTGCCCGCGCTCAGCGAGCTGACGGTCTGGGTCCAGCTGCCGTTGCTGTTGGTCATCCGGAAGTTCTGCTGGTTGGCGCCGTTGACCAGGTAGTGGACATCGACATAGAGCGCGGCGGTGGTGGGCACGAACGTGATCTGCGTCTGCGACGCGTTCAGCTGGGTCACGCTCTGCGTGTAGTCGGTCGCGGCTGAGGCGGGTCCGGCAGTGGCCGTCAGGCCGAGCAGTGCGGCCAGCGTCAGCAGGAGGGCGGTGAGCAGGGCGACGACGCGTCCGCGCGACGCGAGTCGCGGTGGGCGCGGAAGGGCGGTTCTGCGCATGGGGGTCCTTTCGCCTGGGTTCGTGAAGTGAACGCCAGATCGTCATGGGGAGCGCTTTGGTACCACCTTCTGGTCAGGATCCGGAGACCCGTACGACCCGGTCCGGTTGAAGCAGCGATTTGGAAGCGCTCTCAGACCGTGGACATGGGAGTTCTGGATCCGTAAGGCAGTCTCAGTCCGATGTGACCTACCGTCAAGAAGGTGAACTGCCTTCAACTGTTGAACATAAGCCCCTTTTGACCCATCGTCAGGAGGAAGCATTCCTGGGTGCATCGGTCCGGCCGCTGTCAGGCGTCCTGTCCGCGGAGGGTGGGCGCGAGTAGGGTCGCAGCAGTCCCAGGGCCGATGGCCGAGCCCGGTTGTCACAGGGGCGTGGTAGAAAACGAGTCGCCCGATGGGGGAGCGCCGGGGCTCGACGGACGGGGCAGGGGGTTGGGCATGGGCGAAGCAGTGACGGTGCGTGAGGCCGCGGCGGCGGATCTGGACGCCGCAGTGGCGCTGTGGACGCTTTCGCATGTCGTCAGGCGCAACGGCAGGCCCCTGCCGGAGGCTCATATCGTCTCGGCCCATCAGCGGATGGCGTCGCCGGAGGCCTTAGTCCTGCTGGCTCACGACTCGAGCGACGGCGCCGACGAGTCCCAGGACGAGCCGGACGGGAAGCCGGACGAGGACTCCGAGCACGACCTCGGCATCATCGGCACCATCATGGGCGTCCAGGGGCGCGACAACGAAGGCGCCGGGCCGCCGGTCACGGGGCTGGTCCACATATCCCTGCTCAGCGTCGCCCCCGACCGCTGGGGCCAGCACATCGGTCGGCTGCTGGTCGAGGAGACCATCAACCGTGCTGTGGCGAGCGGCTTCGAGCAGGCCCAACTCTGGACCCACGCCGACAATCTGAGGGCCAATCGGCTCTACAAGGCGATGGGCTTCCGCCGCAGCGGCCGGGTCAAGGTGGACGACTGGGGCGAGCTGCTGGTCCACTACCGTCGCTCCCTGGTCGCTCAGTAGCACCGGCAGGCCCTCACTCAGGGGCGCTCAGTCCAGGGGTACCGGTCCGCTCCGCCCCTGGCGGGGGACGGCCGGGGCCGTGGTGTCGGCGAACTCCCGTACCGCGCTGGTCCGGCTGACCACGCGGCCGCCGTGCACCACCACCCTGCTGTGGCCGCCCGAGAGCACCCCGCGCAGGGTGTCCCCGCGCACCGCGAGGATGTCCGCGGGGGCGCCGGGGGCCACCCGCACCGGGGCCAGCCCGAGCGCCCACCGTGCCGCGCCGCTGACCCGCTCGTAGGCCTCCACCTCGTCCAGCTCGCCCGATGCGGCCAGCAGGAACGCCGCCTCCAGTGGGTCCACCCGGCCGACCGGGTTCGCCAGGTCCCGCAGCGCGCCGCTGCCGGCGGCCACGGCGACCCCGGCCGCCAGCAGCCGCCGGACCGGCGCCCGCTGGGCGACCCGCGCCCGTCCCGGTCCCCGCCCCGCCGCCACGCAGTAGCCGCTCTGCGGCAGCAGGACCACGGCCATCCCGGCCGAGGCGAGCCGGTCGATCGCCCGCGTCGCGTCCTCGGGGCGCTGGAGTTCGAGCGCGGCGCAGGGGCCGACGGTCACCCGCTGCGGGAACTGGCCGAACACGGCCGCGAGCCGGGCGAGCCGGCGCGGATCCCCCAGGTCGGCATGGAGATCGACCGGACTCCGGCACTCCTCGGCGAGGGCCGCCACGGCGTCCAGGTGCGCATCCGGTTCCGGGTCCTCCTCGGGGCAGCCGCCGACGGCATGCGCCCCCATGGCCAGGGCCTCCCGCAGGGCCGCGCGCCCCTCCGCGCCGGACCGCCCGGTCAGCGTTCCGGGCAGCGGGACCACCTGAAGCTCCATCAGCCCGTGCAGGGCGCGGGCGGCCTGCAGTGCCGCGGTCATGGCCGTCAGCCCGTGGACTCCGCCGATCCGGACATGTGTGCGCTGCACGGTCGCGCCGTATCCCAGCCCGCTCAGCGCGGCCTCGGTGATCCGCCGCTGCAGTGCCTCCGTGCTCCCGGCGGCATCCGGTTCGGCGCAGGGGTCGAGCGGTGGCGTGGCGCTGAAGGCCTCGTCCAGGTGCGCGTGCGGCTCCGTCGGGGCGGGAAGCAGCAGATACCCGGTGAGGTCCAGCCGGTCCGGTGCGCTGAGGCTCCCGGCAGGTCCGACCGACTCGATGCGCTCGCCGAGGATGCGGACGTCCACCGCGTGGCCGTCGGCCTGCCGGGCGCCGGACAGCAGCAGTGCGGGGCCGCTGGGGGCGGCCGGGTGCTCCGGGGGCGTCTCGGCGGGCATCCGCTGCTCCTTCCCGCCGTGGCTCATGATCGCTCGCTCATGATCGCTCCCTGGGAGCCTAGGCCGCCGGTCCTGGCGCACTCGGGAGGCGCGTGGAGGCGTCGGGGAGTTCATAAGTCATACCGGCCCCTCGCAGTTCAAGGGATGCTCGGCAGGCGTCCGGGGGGTGCTCGGGAGCGAACGTCTGAGCTGCGATGCAACGTCAGATTGGACTGCTCGGAAGCCCGGGAGGCCGCTCCGGGCCTGGGATCGGCGGGGGCGGAAACGGATTTCACGGATCGGCCGGGGAACGTGTAATGTCTTCCTCGGCCAGCCCCTATAGCTCAGTCGGTAGAGCGTCTCCATGGTAAGGAGAAGGTCTGCGGTTCGATTCCGCATGGGGGCTCGGATGAGAGGGGGCCCCGCTTCGGCGGGGCACTCAATCGTCGTGGCGGTGTAGCTCAGTTGGTAGAGCAAGCGGCTCATAATCGCTGTGTCACCGGTTCAAGTCCGGTCACCGCTACCACGCCGTGTAGCCGATTGTAGGGTAACCCTCCCGGTCGGCTACTCTTGTCTGTGTTCATAACGTTGTCTGTCCGAGGAAGGCACTCCTGTGGCCGCCACTGATGTCCGCCCGAAGATCACGCTGGCCTGCGTGGAGTGCAAGGAGCGGAACTACATCACCAAGAAGAACCGGCGTAACGACCCGGACCGTCTTGAGATGAAGAAGCACTGCCCCCGTTGCAACTCGCACACCGCGCACCGCGAGACCCGCTGACCTCTGCGCTCCGTCGCACGTCCGGTGATATCGCCAAGGCCGTAACGGCGAAGGCCGCTCCCATCCGTGGGGGCGGCCTTCGCTGTGTCCTGGCCGGTTACCGTTCTCCTTGAACGACTTGCCTGAACGACTTGCCTACTGACGTGCTGCACGACGAGGAGCTGCCCATGCCGCTCGATCCTTCCTTCATCGGGCGGACCTACCCGCCCACCGCGGCCTACGAGGTCGGCCGCGAGAAGATCCGCGAGTTCGCCGAGGCCGTCGGGGACGCCAACCCCGCCTATCTGGACCCGGATGCGGCGAAGGCGCTGGGACACCCCGATGTCATCGCGCCGCCGACCTTTCCCTTTGTGCTGACCTACCGCGCAGCGGCCCAGGTGGTGAACGATCCCGAGCTGGGCCTGGACTTCTCCCGGGTGGTCCACGGCGACCAGCGCTTCACCTACACCCGCCCGGTGCGCGCCGGCGACCGGCTCTCGGTCACCTGCACCATCGATTCGATCAAGTCCCTGGCCGGGAACGACATCCTCTCGGTCCGTGGCGACGTCCACGAGGAGAG includes:
- a CDS encoding PD40 domain-containing protein, with translation MPPRFSRLLVPVAVASLVAASGLSVYAASPAQAALPGTPGLLAGSKLMPNGGVTTAIENADGSRLVLDQSLGGGTDQGSGTAWSPDGKRIAFTNGYPALETISPSATQVRPSDAFAFDPAYTADGSTIIEAAWVSDGPVFQLMATPSDWTATTNQPTNQKPWFATPTAGSDRYPTVAATTGTVYFEHDATGGSSKDIWTDHGTHTAGLLISNGRQPDISPDGSTLAFVRSVGGFDQIFTQGADGSGSATQITSGSVNHDSPKWAPSGLALDYDANPGTDYLKTTGRHLVLATGTDTLIPNGLFSVVEQPTAPTALGQTSTFHATGPTRLLDTRIGTGTVAKGAVAANGTLPLLVEGAAGVPASGVSAVVLNITVTVPTAAGVLTAYPEGSAAPASSNLNWSAGETIANQVIVPVGADGEVDLVNHSTGTTQVVADVSGYYTSGSTGQSFAAAGPARLLDTRAANGVSTRTPVPANGKVTLQVAGRGGLPASGVTAVVLNVTATHTAAGGYTSVYPDGSTPATASSLDWTAGETIANHVLVPVGADGRVDLVNHSGGTVNLVADTFGYFSATGTSSYHTTAPTRLMDTRQASPIAGGGTRSLDLAGTAVPAGATAVVLNVTVTRTGAPGYLTVYPDGKPLPTSSNLNWSAGQTIPNLVTLPVVDGRIDFHNGSAAGADVVVDVFGYYGG
- a CDS encoding chitobiase/beta-hexosaminidase C-terminal domain-containing protein, whose amino-acid sequence is MRRTALPRPPRLASRGRVVALLTALLLTLAALLGLTATAGPASAATDYTQSVTQLNASQTQITFVPTTAALYVDVHYLVNGANQQNFRMTNSNGSWTQTVSSLSAGNVLEYWFTYEKNGPQYDTPHFTYTQTGATTGTVATPTFSPAGGTFTSAQTVTLADSTSGAAIRYTLDGSTPTASSSLYSTPLSISATTTVKAIGIQSGLTNSAVASATFTIGTSVGCPAQSDTPNFGPNVHIFDPTMSSASIQATLDAQFAQMKDTNTAQFSENRVADLYKPGTYTVEDNVGFYTSVAGLGLNPDDVTINGDVTVDAFNSEDAGNATQNFWRSAENLAINPSSGTDRWAVAQAAPFRRIDVHGNLALYPASYGYASGGYIADTKVTGQASSVSQQQWYTRDSNLGSWAGGVWNMVFSGVNGAPANTFPSPPETTLATTPVSRDVPYLYIDSTGKYRVFEPSLRTNASAPSWANGSTPGTSLPMSQFYVAKAGDTAATINTALSEGCNLFVTPGVYHLSQTLNVTKANTVILGIGYPTFVPDNGVNAMQVADVDGVRLKGLLFDAGTTNSAALLTVGPSGSSASHAANPTTIQDVFFRIGGEVAGKATASLVVNSNDTIIDHIWAWRADHGNAGTVGWTTNTADNGLIVNGANVEATGLFVEHYQKYEVTWNGQNGKTIFFQNEMPYDVPNQAAWISPTGVNGYAAYKVGAGVTTHEAWGLGSYCYFNVNPAVNSYHAFEVPNTAGVKFHDALTVSLGNVGTITHVINDTGAQTATNTTPSNVVSFP
- a CDS encoding GNAT family N-acetyltransferase, whose protein sequence is MGEAVTVREAAAADLDAAVALWTLSHVVRRNGRPLPEAHIVSAHQRMASPEALVLLAHDSSDGADESQDEPDGKPDEDSEHDLGIIGTIMGVQGRDNEGAGPPVTGLVHISLLSVAPDRWGQHIGRLLVEETINRAVASGFEQAQLWTHADNLRANRLYKAMGFRRSGRVKVDDWGELLVHYRRSLVAQ
- a CDS encoding amidohydrolase family protein, which encodes MSHGGKEQRMPAETPPEHPAAPSGPALLLSGARQADGHAVDVRILGERIESVGPAGSLSAPDRLDLTGYLLLPAPTEPHAHLDEAFSATPPLDPCAEPDAAGSTEALQRRITEAALSGLGYGATVQRTHVRIGGVHGLTAMTAALQAARALHGLMELQVVPLPGTLTGRSGAEGRAALREALAMGAHAVGGCPEEDPEPDAHLDAVAALAEECRSPVDLHADLGDPRRLARLAAVFGQFPQRVTVGPCAALELQRPEDATRAIDRLASAGMAVVLLPQSGYCVAAGRGPGRARVAQRAPVRRLLAAGVAVAAGSGALRDLANPVGRVDPLEAAFLLAASGELDEVEAYERVSGAARWALGLAPVRVAPGAPADILAVRGDTLRGVLSGGHSRVVVHGGRVVSRTSAVREFADTTAPAVPRQGRSGPVPLD
- the rpmG gene encoding 50S ribosomal protein L33, translated to MAATDVRPKITLACVECKERNYITKKNRRNDPDRLEMKKHCPRCNSHTAHRETR
- a CDS encoding MaoC family dehydratase N-terminal domain-containing protein, producing the protein MPLDPSFIGRTYPPTAAYEVGREKIREFAEAVGDANPAYLDPDAAKALGHPDVIAPPTFPFVLTYRAAAQVVNDPELGLDFSRVVHGDQRFTYTRPVRAGDRLSVTCTIDSIKSLAGNDILSVRGDVHEESGEHVVTAYMMLVARAAEGE